A single window of Desulfovibrio sp. G11 DNA harbors:
- a CDS encoding virulence factor SrfB, with the protein MNVIPRYLSPVSIIPGGCPQFLDFALQEESIRRVRRYFREEKKNQGDVDGRYTHYLRCLAEAESGFIDQLTGQPCDEDYSVEARRAVEIWEGHWLPIPFLRTLDQAWPDGGKRFECGPSNWARARVMHSDRHPGQLRIVLAFDTNVEQRPAEGDAYHALSPQDVAAHGHFMLAHLVRDNSWFLNAAWVDEWLNGIFDSWRQAQHRGRGSWKDDTPYVLEHLACYLTWLDIVRMALNDLAAQVINPDRDTPVDVDLVLDIGNSRTTGILVETLPQRVTNLNDSYLLELRDLSQPENIYSDPFETRVEFVDAAFGNDALSRRSGRQSPAFAWPSAVRIGPEAARLATQAVCAEGTTGMSSPKRYLWDERPWQQSWRYNTGGKAEPMVSRGLFPRQLNPLGTPLACFDDPLFKKNPALQKQQAEPIFESLFTRSSLMLFMLGEILTQALVTINSPATRARRELPNLPRRLRRLIFTVPTAMPVAEKRIFRRWVVWAVRVVWNALGWEQWYAPKMLARGQGGDYRQSPQVRCDWDEASCSQLVLLYNELAVKQHGDAHHLFRLLGRPRPSCQGRPCIRMGSIDIGGGTTDLSITTYELASGEGDTARIVPHTEFRDGFNIAGDEVLREVVANHVIPAIGQALVQQGLAEPRALLGQLFGRDSIGMSQEDRNTRVRLVRQIAVPVALGLLAACENPDIRHASYTCALRDFFEPDLLHEPSAALPAAQTEGEGVIYEPAALAPRPQTAILRAVEGMVRRGAPFIQNFNILDVPIVISPAAVDVTIRATLGPTLSALCEMVHMYDCDVLLLTGRPSSWNGVVASVLAKLPVPPDRIIPMRSYHAGSWYPFADAQGRITDPKTTVVVGAILCALADGHLEGFSFDSGALRLTSTARYIGEMDINSQLKKPKVWFTVNVDSNEGTEQIRRVAFSGPLSIGYRQLDAERWPTTRYHLLTFANEDARARASGRLPYEVEVRLTVEDVWDDAPRTDDEKDRSEGEFSIISIVDSQGRGVDRRDLEIRLQTLKLDEGYWLDTGIVTDAG; encoded by the coding sequence TTTCTGGATTTTGCCCTGCAGGAGGAATCCATACGCAGAGTGCGCCGCTATTTCAGGGAAGAAAAAAAGAATCAGGGCGATGTGGACGGGCGGTATACCCACTATTTACGCTGCCTGGCAGAAGCGGAAAGCGGCTTCATCGACCAGTTGACAGGTCAGCCCTGCGATGAAGACTATAGTGTTGAAGCCCGACGTGCCGTGGAGATATGGGAAGGGCACTGGCTGCCCATCCCCTTTCTGCGCACGCTCGATCAGGCATGGCCTGATGGCGGCAAGCGTTTTGAATGCGGCCCCTCCAACTGGGCGCGGGCGCGCGTCATGCATTCCGACCGCCACCCGGGCCAGTTACGCATTGTGCTGGCATTCGATACCAATGTGGAGCAACGCCCGGCCGAAGGCGACGCCTACCACGCCCTGTCTCCGCAGGATGTGGCGGCCCACGGGCATTTCATGCTGGCGCACCTGGTCCGTGACAACTCGTGGTTTCTCAATGCGGCGTGGGTTGACGAATGGCTGAACGGCATTTTTGACAGCTGGCGTCAGGCCCAGCACCGGGGGCGCGGTTCGTGGAAAGACGATACCCCCTACGTGCTTGAGCATCTGGCCTGTTACCTCACCTGGCTCGACATCGTACGCATGGCCCTCAATGACTTGGCTGCGCAGGTCATCAATCCCGACCGCGATACCCCTGTGGACGTGGACCTTGTGCTGGATATCGGCAATTCGCGTACCACGGGCATTCTGGTTGAAACCCTGCCTCAGCGCGTTACAAACCTTAACGACAGCTATCTTCTGGAATTACGGGACCTGAGCCAGCCGGAGAACATCTACTCCGACCCCTTTGAAACCCGTGTGGAATTTGTGGATGCGGCCTTTGGCAACGATGCCCTTTCACGTCGTTCGGGCAGGCAGTCGCCCGCCTTTGCCTGGCCTTCGGCAGTGCGCATCGGTCCCGAAGCCGCGCGCCTTGCCACCCAGGCTGTGTGCGCCGAAGGCACAACCGGCATGTCCAGCCCCAAGCGCTACCTGTGGGACGAGCGCCCCTGGCAGCAAAGTTGGCGCTACAATACGGGCGGCAAGGCCGAACCAATGGTGAGCCGCGGTCTATTCCCCCGCCAGCTCAATCCGCTGGGGACCCCCCTGGCCTGCTTTGACGACCCCTTGTTCAAAAAAAACCCGGCCCTGCAAAAGCAGCAGGCCGAACCCATTTTTGAATCTCTGTTCACGCGTTCGTCGCTCATGCTCTTCATGCTGGGCGAAATTCTCACGCAGGCCCTTGTCACCATAAACTCTCCGGCCACCCGCGCCCGCAGGGAGCTGCCCAACCTGCCCCGCCGTCTGCGCAGGCTCATCTTTACCGTCCCCACAGCCATGCCTGTGGCTGAAAAACGTATTTTTCGCCGATGGGTCGTGTGGGCCGTGCGGGTTGTATGGAACGCGCTGGGATGGGAACAGTGGTATGCGCCCAAAATGCTTGCGCGAGGCCAGGGCGGCGACTACCGCCAAAGCCCGCAGGTTCGTTGCGACTGGGACGAAGCCAGCTGCTCGCAGCTTGTCTTGCTGTACAACGAACTGGCCGTAAAGCAGCATGGCGACGCGCACCACCTTTTCCGCCTTTTGGGCAGACCGCGCCCATCCTGCCAGGGCAGACCCTGCATACGCATGGGCTCCATTGACATTGGCGGCGGCACCACAGACCTGTCCATAACAACCTATGAGCTTGCCAGCGGCGAAGGCGATACCGCCCGCATCGTGCCGCACACGGAGTTCAGGGACGGCTTCAATATCGCCGGAGACGAAGTTCTGCGCGAGGTTGTGGCCAATCATGTCATTCCGGCCATAGGGCAGGCGCTGGTGCAACAGGGCCTTGCAGAGCCACGCGCCCTTCTGGGCCAACTCTTCGGGCGTGATTCCATCGGCATGTCGCAGGAAGACCGCAACACCCGTGTGCGCCTTGTACGGCAAATTGCCGTTCCCGTTGCACTGGGGCTTCTGGCGGCCTGCGAAAACCCGGACATACGGCATGCCAGCTATACCTGCGCCCTGCGGGATTTCTTTGAGCCTGATCTGCTGCATGAGCCGAGTGCGGCCCTGCCCGCAGCGCAAACCGAAGGCGAAGGCGTAATTTACGAACCTGCCGCCCTTGCACCACGCCCGCAGACCGCCATTTTACGGGCAGTAGAGGGCATGGTGCGCCGGGGGGCACCCTTCATCCAGAACTTCAACATTCTGGATGTTCCCATTGTGATCAGCCCCGCCGCTGTGGACGTGACCATACGCGCCACCCTTGGCCCGACCCTGTCTGCCCTGTGCGAAATGGTGCATATGTACGACTGCGATGTACTGCTGCTCACGGGACGGCCCAGCTCCTGGAACGGTGTGGTGGCCTCGGTTCTTGCCAAACTGCCTGTGCCGCCGGACAGGATCATCCCCATGCGCAGCTATCACGCCGGATCCTGGTATCCCTTTGCAGATGCGCAGGGCCGCATCACAGACCCCAAAACCACGGTGGTCGTAGGAGCGATCCTCTGTGCGCTGGCCGATGGACACCTTGAAGGCTTTTCTTTTGACTCCGGTGCGCTGCGGCTCACCTCCACAGCCCGTTACATCGGTGAGATGGACATCAACAGCCAGCTCAAAAAGCCCAAGGTCTGGTTTACTGTGAATGTGGACAGCAATGAAGGCACCGAACAGATACGCCGTGTGGCCTTCAGCGGGCCGCTTTCCATCGGCTACCGGCAACTGGACGCGGAGCGTTGGCCCACAACGCGCTACCATCTGCTTACTTTTGCCAACGAAGACGCGCGCGCCAGAGCTTCCGGCCGCCTGCCCTATGAAGTGGAAGTGCGCCTGACTGTAGAAGATGTGTGGGACGATGCCCCACGCACCGATGACGAAAAAGACCGCAGCGAAGGCGAATTCAGCATTATTTCCATTGTGGACAGCCAGGGACGTGGCGTAGACAGGCGCGATCTTGAAATACGCCTGCAAACACTGAAGCTGGACGAAGGCTACTGGCTGGACACCGGCATTGTGACCGATGCCGGCTAA